A section of the Neorhizobium galegae bv. orientalis str. HAMBI 540 genome encodes:
- a CDS encoding aldolase/citrate lyase family protein codes for MPSPKNHFKAALKARLPQIGLWLNMGEALTAEIAGHAGFDWLVIDGEHGPNDLRSILAQLQALATSPSEVVVRPPIGETWVIKQMLDIGARTLLVPMVDSAEQARELVRAVHYPPRGVRGVGAAVARASAFNSIPDYAETAADEICLIVQAETMAAIRDLENIAAVDGVDGVFIGPADLSADMGYLGRMEAPEVQEVIEKAIGTIVKSGKAAGILTFSESLNRHYLDLGASFVAVGADVTEFSGALRSLAGRYGRGGGIGKQRSGY; via the coding sequence ATGCCGTCTCCGAAGAATCACTTCAAGGCGGCGTTGAAGGCCCGCCTGCCGCAGATCGGCCTCTGGCTGAACATGGGGGAGGCGCTGACCGCCGAGATCGCCGGCCATGCAGGTTTCGACTGGCTGGTGATCGACGGCGAACACGGGCCGAACGACCTGCGCAGCATTCTGGCGCAATTACAGGCGCTTGCCACCTCGCCCTCGGAAGTGGTCGTGCGGCCGCCGATCGGCGAGACCTGGGTCATCAAGCAGATGCTCGACATCGGCGCCCGTACGCTTTTGGTGCCGATGGTCGATTCGGCGGAGCAGGCGAGGGAACTCGTCCGCGCCGTGCATTATCCGCCACGCGGCGTGCGCGGCGTCGGTGCCGCCGTTGCCCGCGCCTCCGCCTTCAACTCCATTCCCGATTATGCCGAGACGGCCGCCGACGAAATCTGCCTGATCGTCCAGGCCGAAACCATGGCCGCGATCCGCGACCTGGAGAACATTGCAGCCGTAGATGGCGTCGACGGCGTGTTCATCGGCCCGGCCGACCTTTCGGCCGACATGGGTTATCTCGGCCGCATGGAGGCGCCGGAGGTCCAGGAAGTGATCGAGAAGGCGATCGGCACGATCGTGAAGTCCGGCAAGGCGGCCGGCATCCTCACCTTCAGCGAATCCCTGAACCGCCATTATCTCGATCTCGGCGCGAGCTTCGTGGCGGTTGGCGCCGACGTCACCGAGTTTTCCGGCGCGTTGCGATCGCTTGCGGGCCGCTACGGTCGCGGTGGCGGGATCGGCAAGCAGCGTTCGGGCTACTGA